In the genome of Chrysiogenes arsenatis DSM 11915, one region contains:
- a CDS encoding ROK family protein: MTTNNTTPVGIDIGATTTKVSYRDADGAWCTAKVPTNYTDIATLTATLGLASARVGCAIPAPVKNGRLAAAAPNLATLPTIPAGTPLLNDGNAAAFGEYIARDLTHQSLFMASIGTGLGGGFISHGTIFEGANGFFAEAGHFTLMSGGKPCNCGARGCAEGYTSSQFFVPHNDQATIAHHFAEQTTLFQEFLHHIAAMLGSITNLYDPDIIVIGGGLGSLLRPHYKQLCHLTAQQMFRGRPLPAIEPSTLGEFAAARGMVAHIERLARDPFVL; encoded by the coding sequence TTGACGACGAATAACACCACCCCCGTCGGGATCGACATCGGCGCCACCACCACAAAAGTCAGCTATCGTGACGCCGATGGCGCGTGGTGCACCGCCAAAGTGCCCACAAATTACACCGATATCGCCACACTTACCGCAACACTCGGCCTCGCATCAGCCCGCGTCGGCTGCGCTATCCCAGCGCCAGTCAAAAATGGCCGCTTGGCCGCCGCCGCCCCCAACCTCGCCACCCTGCCAACCATTCCCGCCGGAACACCACTGCTGAACGATGGCAATGCCGCCGCCTTCGGCGAGTACATCGCCCGTGATTTAACGCACCAATCGCTCTTTATGGCGAGCATTGGCACCGGACTGGGCGGAGGATTTATCAGCCACGGAACCATTTTCGAAGGGGCAAATGGATTTTTTGCCGAAGCCGGACACTTTACTCTGATGAGTGGCGGCAAGCCCTGTAACTGCGGCGCCCGTGGCTGCGCCGAAGGGTACACCTCCAGCCAATTCTTTGTGCCTCACAACGATCAGGCGACTATCGCCCACCACTTTGCCGAACAAACCACCCTGTTTCAGGAATTTCTCCACCATATTGCCGCCATGCTGGGCAGCATCACCAACCTCTATGACCCCGACATCATCGTGATTGGCGGTGGCCTTGGCTCCCTACTGCGACCGCACTACAAACAGCTCTGCCACCTTACCGCACAGCAAATGTTTCGCGGTCGCCCCTTGCCCGCCATTGAGCCCAGCACACTGGGTGAATTTGCCGCCGCACGGGGCATGGTTGCCCACATCGAGCGACTGGCTCGCGATCCATTCGTGCTATGA
- the recG gene encoding ATP-dependent DNA helicase RecG, whose protein sequence is MNPVSYLKKVGPRRATQLEKLGITSAHDLLWHIPRDYRQYATDLRAAHEGEHLLVSGTIINLEMPLKPPLRATLRTAQGDVGLVWFGAQRKYIQNTFAVDTTLCVEGEVRFFQGRPTIAHPHETSPSGGGIVPLYPLTEGITQRLLQEIFQANWPRLRSEIDEILPPALVAKYHLPSLAESFERIHFPKADDLEKLRNGTSRYHKRLIFQEFFLHLLGRHLAGAAQLHRPGIALARTTTAEAITFAHSTLGFTLTEGQHAAIDDILDDLAAPRPMNRLLQGDVGSGKTAVAILAAWAALRSGVQVAVMAPTEILAQQLWRHLSEALEPEYCVALLCGSLRKKTKETLQNSIAEGIVHVVVGTHALVQEGVAFQRLGLAIIDEQHRFGVEQRTTLMHHTPGINQLSMSATPIPRTLALTLYADMQLSTITTLPAGRQPIKTILIEGSSDKRMIELVRQQLASGAQGYVVTPLIDESEKIDLQNAVATHTHLSQMLPEFSVELLHGKMSAELKENIMQRFMRHETALLVSTTVIEVGVNNPNATVMVIYHPERFGLSQLHQLRGRVGRGAQASMCLLYAPQKLAEPARERIAVLLQSQDGFEIAQRDLELRGPGEMLGVRQSGVPAFRVAHLGRDRKALEFAHQEVRELMARDSGLTLTEHRGLHTYFTTGKLVERIH, encoded by the coding sequence ATGAATCCCGTTTCGTACCTGAAAAAAGTCGGCCCGCGCCGTGCGACACAGCTCGAAAAACTGGGTATCACGTCCGCGCACGACCTGCTGTGGCACATTCCACGCGACTACCGTCAATACGCCACCGACCTCCGCGCTGCCCACGAAGGGGAGCACCTGCTTGTCAGCGGCACCATCATCAACCTTGAGATGCCCCTCAAACCACCCCTGCGTGCCACGCTGCGTACAGCTCAGGGTGATGTCGGCCTCGTCTGGTTCGGCGCGCAACGCAAGTATATTCAAAACACGTTTGCGGTAGACACCACGCTCTGCGTGGAAGGGGAAGTACGCTTCTTTCAGGGTCGACCAACCATCGCCCATCCGCACGAAACCAGCCCGTCAGGCGGCGGTATTGTCCCGCTCTATCCTCTTACAGAGGGGATTACGCAACGGTTGCTCCAAGAGATTTTTCAGGCCAACTGGCCTCGATTGCGCAGTGAAATCGACGAAATACTCCCGCCAGCGCTGGTGGCGAAATACCACCTCCCTTCGCTGGCTGAAAGTTTCGAACGCATTCACTTCCCCAAAGCCGACGATCTGGAAAAACTGCGTAATGGCACCAGCCGTTATCATAAGCGGCTTATCTTTCAAGAATTTTTTTTACATCTGCTGGGAAGGCACCTTGCGGGAGCCGCACAACTCCACCGCCCTGGTATAGCCTTGGCTCGAACCACCACAGCAGAAGCCATAACATTTGCCCACTCAACACTTGGCTTTACGCTCACTGAAGGGCAACATGCCGCGATCGACGACATTCTTGATGACCTTGCCGCACCGCGACCCATGAACCGCCTTTTACAGGGCGATGTTGGTTCTGGCAAAACCGCCGTAGCAATTCTGGCCGCGTGGGCCGCACTCCGCAGCGGCGTACAAGTCGCCGTGATGGCACCAACTGAAATACTGGCGCAACAACTCTGGCGCCACCTGAGCGAAGCGCTCGAGCCAGAATATTGCGTCGCGCTCCTGTGCGGTTCGCTACGCAAAAAAACCAAAGAAACCTTGCAAAACAGCATTGCCGAAGGGATCGTGCACGTCGTCGTCGGCACGCATGCCCTTGTACAGGAAGGAGTCGCGTTTCAGCGACTCGGGCTGGCGATTATCGACGAACAGCACCGCTTTGGCGTGGAGCAGCGCACCACGCTGATGCACCACACACCGGGCATCAATCAACTCTCCATGAGTGCTACCCCTATTCCGCGCACACTAGCACTCACGCTCTATGCCGATATGCAGCTTTCGACGATCACCACCCTCCCGGCAGGGCGTCAGCCGATTAAGACTATCCTCATTGAGGGGAGCAGCGATAAGCGGATGATTGAACTCGTGCGCCAACAACTTGCCAGCGGTGCGCAAGGGTATGTTGTCACCCCGCTGATTGACGAAAGCGAAAAAATCGACCTACAAAATGCGGTCGCTACACATACTCATTTGTCACAAATGCTGCCGGAATTTTCGGTAGAACTGCTGCACGGAAAAATGAGTGCGGAACTCAAAGAAAATATTATGCAGCGCTTTATGCGGCACGAGACTGCGCTGTTAGTTTCCACCACGGTTATTGAAGTCGGTGTCAATAACCCGAACGCTACCGTCATGGTAATCTACCATCCCGAACGGTTTGGCCTGAGCCAATTGCATCAGTTGCGCGGGCGCGTCGGACGGGGCGCACAAGCGAGTATGTGCCTACTCTACGCGCCACAAAAACTGGCCGAACCAGCACGGGAACGGATAGCCGTGCTTTTACAATCGCAAGACGGCTTTGAAATCGCCCAACGCGATTTGGAACTGCGCGGCCCCGGTGAAATGTTGGGCGTACGCCAATCGGGCGTCCCCGCCTTTCGTGTCGCCCACCTCGGACGCGACCGCAAAGCCCTCGAATTTGCCCATCAGGAAGTGCGCGAACTGATGGCGCGTGACAGTGGCCTTACCCTGACGGAACACCGTGGATTACACACGTATTTTACCACCGGCAAGCTGGTCGAACGGATTCACTAA